In a genomic window of Candidatus Competibacteraceae bacterium:
- a CDS encoding lipid A deacylase LpxR family protein yields MIRLTVIAGFFILATATVNAQQYRDQGTLGLLVENDKFTGTDEHYTNGVELTYLTAKDDVPQWLRSAAVYLPGVRESAALRTGYVLGQSIFTPSNTLSAAPVPNERPYAGWLYGGLALVAEDDGRLDTWELQLGIVGPSARGEEVQNSFHDLIGSDEAAGWDNQLHDEFGYALIYERKWRNLLEHQGTGLGVDVTPYVGGSLGNVGTYLEVGATLRIGNDLPNDYGAPRIRPSLPGSNFFLPRDNFGWYLFAGAGGRAVAYNIFLDGNTDGNSLGVDRKPFVGELQAGLVTSIGWARLAYTYVLRTREFDGQDKPDRFGSVGISFKF; encoded by the coding sequence ATGATTAGACTTACCGTTATCGCCGGCTTTTTTATCCTGGCCACGGCGACCGTCAACGCCCAGCAATACCGCGATCAAGGCACTTTAGGCTTGCTCGTGGAGAACGACAAATTCACTGGCACCGACGAGCACTACACCAACGGTGTCGAACTGACCTATCTTACCGCGAAAGATGATGTCCCCCAGTGGTTGCGTAGCGCCGCCGTTTATCTGCCCGGCGTGCGGGAGTCCGCCGCGCTGCGCACGGGCTACGTGCTGGGCCAGAGCATCTTTACCCCCAGCAATACCTTGTCGGCTGCCCCGGTGCCGAACGAGCGCCCCTACGCCGGATGGCTTTACGGCGGCTTGGCGTTGGTGGCGGAAGACGACGGTCGGCTCGATACCTGGGAATTGCAGTTGGGCATCGTTGGGCCTTCGGCGCGCGGCGAGGAAGTGCAAAATTCTTTTCACGATTTGATCGGCTCGGACGAAGCGGCGGGCTGGGACAATCAACTGCACGACGAATTCGGCTATGCGCTGATCTACGAGCGCAAGTGGCGCAATCTGTTGGAGCATCAGGGGACCGGCCTCGGGGTGGATGTCACCCCTTACGTCGGCGGCAGTCTGGGTAACGTGGGCACCTATCTGGAGGTCGGCGCCACCTTGCGGATCGGCAACGATTTACCCAACGATTACGGCGCGCCCCGCATCCGCCCCAGCCTGCCCGGCTCGAATTTCTTTCTGCCGCGCGATAATTTCGGATGGTATCTGTTTGCCGGAGCGGGCGGACGCGCCGTCGCGTACAACATTTTTCTCGATGGCAATACCGACGGCAATAGCTTGGGCGTCGACCGCAAACCGTTCGTCGGCGAATTGCAGGCCGGCTTGGTGACCAGTATCGGCTGGGCCAGACTGGCCTACACCTACGTCTTGCGCACTCGCGAGTTCGACGGTCAGGACAAACCCGACCGCTTCGGCTCCGTCGGCATATCGTTCAAATTCTAA
- a CDS encoding acyltransferase, which translates to MEIAREIPENSDRLSGIHGLRAIAALMVVVFHVQGIHQLAIPPSFSIIKTHFGLGVQLFFVLSAFSLFFSTQHRVGRPHWIQDYSIRRFFRIAPLFYIMLVVWFLMAWFKFNQRVPLYDLLLNFSFLFNLVPGRHDSIVWAGWTIGVEMLFYAVLPVLLVYVRTIRLALILVLIGAAVSLASRMAYDSSGLPLLQGYGHHAFLTQFGIFCGGVLSYFLYWRRATYRFLSENPALYDALSVCGLGLMILLLASPTESLILFGRTDILVWGIAFALLAGGQASRPWPVFANRSLFFAGERSFSIYLLHPFIIYELGPVYSKIYSILGSRAGIAFICCVLATFIVLLPASAITYRLIEAPGMDIGRWLISRNRDLNGRNSMTASAAMPLQTGKT; encoded by the coding sequence ATGGAAATAGCGCGAGAAATCCCAGAAAACAGCGATCGTTTGAGCGGCATTCATGGACTGCGAGCGATCGCGGCCTTGATGGTCGTGGTTTTTCACGTTCAGGGCATCCACCAACTCGCCATACCACCGTCCTTTTCCATCATCAAGACGCACTTTGGCCTGGGCGTTCAGCTTTTTTTCGTGCTGAGTGCTTTTTCCTTGTTCTTTAGCACTCAGCATCGAGTCGGCAGACCTCATTGGATTCAAGATTATTCCATCCGGCGATTTTTTAGAATCGCTCCGCTGTTTTACATCATGCTCGTCGTCTGGTTCCTGATGGCGTGGTTTAAATTCAATCAGCGCGTGCCGCTTTACGATCTGTTATTGAATTTTTCATTTCTATTTAACTTGGTTCCAGGACGACACGACAGCATCGTATGGGCCGGCTGGACCATCGGGGTGGAAATGCTGTTTTATGCGGTATTGCCCGTGTTGCTGGTCTATGTACGGACGATCCGGCTGGCGCTGATCTTGGTCCTCATCGGCGCGGCGGTTAGTCTCGCTTCCCGCATGGCCTACGATTCATCAGGTCTACCGCTGCTGCAAGGTTACGGCCACCATGCCTTTTTGACCCAGTTCGGCATCTTTTGCGGCGGGGTGCTGAGTTATTTCCTTTATTGGCGGCGCGCCACCTATCGATTCCTGAGTGAGAATCCCGCTCTTTACGACGCACTGTCGGTTTGCGGGCTCGGCTTGATGATCCTGTTGCTGGCTTCACCGACGGAATCACTGATTCTCTTTGGCAGAACTGACATTCTGGTGTGGGGGATCGCTTTTGCATTGCTGGCCGGCGGTCAGGCCAGTCGCCCGTGGCCGGTCTTCGCCAATCGCTCTCTGTTTTTCGCGGGGGAACGCAGCTTCAGCATCTATCTGCTGCATCCCTTCATCATCTATGAACTAGGCCCGGTTTATTCAAAAATCTATTCAATTTTAGGCAGCCGCGCCGGTATTGCCTTTATCTGTTGCGTTCTTGCTACTTTCATAGTTCTGCTACCGGCGTCCGCCATAACTTATCGGCTTATCGAAGCACCAGGCATGGATATCGGTCGATGGCTGATCAGCCGCAATAGAGATTTGAACGGGCGGAACAGCATGACCGCAAGCGCGGCCATGCCACTGCAAACCGGCAAAACCTGA
- the mazG gene encoding nucleoside triphosphate pyrophosphohydrolase translates to MTDSSPLDALLELMARLRDPQTGCPWDREQTYATIVPHTIEEAYEVADAIAREDWAELRDELGDLLFQVVFYAQIAREEGRFEFADVARGIVEKMTRRHPHVFADARYADAAEQTAAWEQLKAAEKAEQPAGVLAGVPLALPALTRAVKLQKKASKVGFDWGALGPILAKIQEEIGEIRHEITSHAPAERLADELGDVLFAVANLARHLQIDPEAALRGTNRKFERRFRWIEHWLAETGRTPTESTLAEMDALWERAKLDEK, encoded by the coding sequence ATGACTGATTCTTCCCCGCTGGACGCCTTATTGGAGTTGATGGCCCGCTTGCGCGATCCGCAAACGGGATGCCCGTGGGATCGGGAGCAGACCTACGCGACTATCGTGCCTCACACCATCGAGGAAGCTTACGAAGTCGCCGATGCCATCGCTCGCGAAGATTGGGCGGAGCTGCGGGATGAATTGGGCGATTTATTATTTCAGGTGGTGTTCTATGCCCAAATCGCCCGCGAGGAAGGGCGCTTCGAATTTGCCGATGTGGCGCGCGGGATCGTCGAAAAGATGACTCGCCGCCACCCGCATGTCTTTGCCGACGCCCGCTACGCCGACGCCGCCGAACAAACCGCCGCCTGGGAACAACTGAAGGCCGCGGAGAAAGCCGAGCAACCGGCTGGCGTGTTGGCGGGCGTTCCGCTGGCGCTGCCGGCCTTGACCCGCGCGGTCAAGCTACAAAAGAAAGCCTCCAAGGTCGGTTTCGACTGGGGCGCGCTGGGGCCGATTCTGGCCAAGATTCAAGAGGAAATTGGGGAAATCCGCCACGAAATCACTAGCCACGCCCCGGCGGAACGGCTGGCCGATGAACTGGGTGATGTGCTATTCGCCGTCGCCAACCTAGCCCGTCATCTCCAGATCGACCCGGAAGCAGCGTTGCGCGGAACCAATCGCAAATTCGAGCGGCGGTTTCGCTGGATCGAGCATTGGCTGGCCGAAACAGGCCGGACGCCGACCGAATCGACGCTAGCGGAAATGGATGCCCTGTGGGAACGCGCCAAACTCGACGAAAAATAA